One Trachemys scripta elegans isolate TJP31775 chromosome 4, CAS_Tse_1.0, whole genome shotgun sequence genomic region harbors:
- the PSMC1 gene encoding 26S proteasome regulatory subunit 4: MGQSQSGGHGPGGGKKDDKDKKKKYEPPVPTRVGKKKKKTKGPDAASKLPLVTPHTQCRLKLLKLERIKDYLLMEEEFIRNQEQMKPLEEKQEEERSKVDDLRGTPMSVGTLEEIIDDNHAIVSTSVGSEHYVSILSFVDKDLLEPGCSVLLNHKVHAVIGVLMDDTDPLVTVMKVEKAPQETYADIGGLDNQIQEIKESVELPLTHPEYYEEMGIKPPKGVILYGPPGTGKTLLAKAVANQTSATFLRVVGSELIQKYLGDGPKLVRELFRVAEEHAPSIVFIDEIDAIGTKRYDSNSGGEREIQRTMLELLNQLDGFDSRGDVKVIMATNRIETLDPALIRPGRIDRKIEFPLPDEKTKKRIFQIHTSRMTLADDVTLDELIMAKDDLSGADIKAICTEAGLMALRERRMKVTNEDFKKSKENVLYKKQEGTPEGLYL, from the exons ATG gGTCAAAGTCAAAGTGGTGGACATGGTCCTGGGGGTGGCAAGAAGGATGACaag GATAAGAAGAAGAAATATGAACCTCCAGTTCCAACTAGAGtggggaaaaagaagaagaaaacaaagggacCAGATGCAGCCAGCAAACTCCCACTGG TGACACCTCACACACAATGCAGACTCAAATTGCTGAAATTAGAGAGAATTAAAGATTACCTACTTATGGAGGAAGAATTTATCAGAAATCAGGAACAGATGAAACCTTTAGAAGAAAAGCAAGAG GAAGAGAGATCAAAGGTCGATGATCTGAGAGGAACCCCAATGTCTGTAGGTACCCTGGAGGAGATTATTGATGATAATCACGCTATAGTGTCTACATCAGTGGGATCTGAGCACTATGTCAGTATTTTGTCTTTTGTGGACAAAGATCTTCTAGAACCAGGCTGCTCTGTTTTGCTCAATCATAAG GTTCATGCTGTGATAGGAGTCCTGATGGATGACACAGATCCTTTAGTTACAGTGATGAAAGTGGAGAAGGCCCCTCAGGAGACTTACGCTGACATTGGTGGCCTTGACAACCAGATTCAAGAAATTAAG GAGTCTGTGGAGCTTCCTCTCACCCATCCTGAGTATTATGAAGAGATGGGTATAAAGCCTCCCAAAGGAGTAATTCTTTATGGCCCACCTGGCACAG GTAAAACCTTACTAGCCAAAGCAGTGGCAAACCAGACCTCAGCAACCTTTCTGAGAGTTGTTGGCTCCGAGCTTATACAGAAGTACCTAGGTGATGGTCCAAAACTTGTCCGTGAATTGTTCCGCGTAGCTGAGGAGCATGCTCCATCAATCGTCTTTATTGATGAAATAGATGCCATTGGTACAAAGAG ATATGACTCAAattctggtggtgaaagagagATCCAGCGTACGATGCTGGAGTTGCTGAACCAATTAGATGGGTTTGATTCCCGTGGGGATGTGAAAGTTATCATGGCcacaaacagaatagaaacattGGATCCAGCATTAATCAGGCCAG GGCGTATTGATAGGAAAATTGAGTTCCCCTTACCAGATGAAAAGACCAAGAAGCGCATCTTTCAGATCCACACAAGCAGGATGACTTTGGCAGATGATGTAACTTTAGATGAGCTTATTATGGCTAAAGATGATCTGTCTGGCGCAGATATTAAG GCAATTTGCACAGAAGCTGGTTTGATGGCTTTGAGAGAACGCAGAATGAAAGTAACTAATGAAGACTTCAAAAAATCAAAAGAGAATGTTCTCTATAAGAAACAAGAAGGCACCCCAGAGGGGCTTTATCTTTAG